A region of Candidatus Methylacidiphilales bacterium DNA encodes the following proteins:
- a CDS encoding SCO family protein, producing MSALSDEPGKFTQRAILVVAVVGGLLSVASIYSGYRKIQQAAQSRQAATPSLETLVRPAPDFRLTDQEGRPVSLADLRGRVWAASFVFTHCQGPCPMITGHMAELQSKTADLPDVRLVSFSIDPVRDTPEVLRRYGARFKADGNRWQFLTGPEDEMKRVVQGGFLTAWQPVPDSDQVIHGTMVALVDRKGMIRGFLSGTDPGLAARAAERLRQLHQEKP from the coding sequence ATGTCCGCCTTATCCGATGAGCCCGGCAAATTCACCCAGCGTGCGATTCTCGTGGTGGCGGTCGTGGGCGGGCTTCTCAGCGTGGCCAGTATTTATTCCGGCTACCGCAAAATCCAACAGGCGGCCCAGAGCCGCCAGGCCGCCACCCCTTCACTGGAAACACTGGTGCGACCCGCCCCGGACTTCCGGTTGACCGACCAGGAAGGAAGGCCGGTGTCGCTGGCCGATCTCCGGGGCCGGGTATGGGCGGCGTCCTTTGTCTTCACGCACTGCCAGGGTCCCTGTCCCATGATCACCGGGCACATGGCCGAACTCCAGTCGAAGACGGCCGATCTCCCCGATGTGCGCCTGGTGTCGTTTTCGATCGATCCCGTGAGAGACACCCCGGAAGTGCTCCGGCGCTACGGGGCGCGGTTCAAGGCTGACGGCAACCGGTGGCAATTCCTCACCGGCCCCGAGGACGAAATGAAACGGGTGGTGCAGGGGGGATTTTTGACCGCATGGCAGCCGGTGCCAGACAGCGACCAGGTGATCCACGGCACCATGGTGGCGCTGGTGGACCGGAAAGGCATGATCCGCGGGTTCCTTTCCGGCACCGACCCGGGATTGGCTGCGCGGGCCGCGGAACGTTTGCGCCAACTCCACCAAGAAAAACCATGA
- a CDS encoding protein kinase gives MSIRPHPHDRDTRTISMAPLETRAIPALPETRTTGSGPQAPEREDSGRILVVDDDILIREIVAESLMDAGYQVVTTSTPDKGQQYILRQTGNHFDCVVTDYLMPGTNGIEFARWIIRQDETLKVLLLTSEDDKEVVKASLRGGIYDFLEKPVSPPMLLESVRRAVQESRKLRAAKPRRYLVEQAQPIGEGGMGTVYLARDIELNRNVALKRLKPRGGLGNRGTHAIFKEALTLASLQHPNIVQIFDCGQDAEGPYIVMELIKGAGLDDFVKNRPRLNESELSDLARQCLQGLIAAHSLGFLHRDLKPSNIMISELAGGYLHAKLLDFGLAKFATAPGLQTADAAGNISGSVHTMAPEQLMKEPIDHRTDLYALGCVFYFAASGFMPFDGATLAEVIQNHLQHRTRHLGDVRPDFRAPFCDWIMSLMAYRPEDRPATASDARRLLDYEAWTGRKS, from the coding sequence GTGTCGATCCGACCCCACCCCCACGACCGGGATACCCGGACCATTTCCATGGCGCCGTTGGAAACACGCGCCATTCCGGCCTTGCCGGAAACTCGCACCACCGGCTCGGGTCCCCAAGCCCCCGAACGTGAGGATTCCGGGCGTATCCTGGTGGTCGACGACGACATCCTGATCCGCGAAATCGTGGCCGAGAGCCTGATGGACGCCGGGTACCAGGTCGTCACCACCAGCACTCCGGACAAGGGCCAACAATACATCCTCCGACAAACCGGCAATCACTTCGACTGCGTGGTGACCGATTACCTGATGCCCGGAACCAATGGGATCGAATTCGCCCGTTGGATCATCCGGCAGGATGAAACCCTGAAGGTCCTCCTCCTCACCTCCGAGGACGACAAGGAGGTGGTGAAAGCCAGCCTGCGCGGGGGAATCTACGACTTCCTGGAAAAACCCGTCTCACCCCCGATGTTGCTGGAATCCGTCCGGCGGGCCGTGCAGGAAAGCCGCAAACTCCGCGCGGCCAAACCACGCCGCTACCTCGTCGAACAGGCCCAACCCATCGGCGAGGGCGGCATGGGCACGGTTTATCTGGCCCGCGACATCGAACTCAACCGCAACGTCGCCCTCAAGCGGCTCAAGCCGCGCGGCGGGCTCGGCAACCGGGGCACCCACGCCATTTTCAAGGAGGCCCTCACCCTTGCCTCCCTCCAACATCCCAACATCGTCCAGATCTTCGACTGCGGCCAGGACGCGGAGGGCCCCTACATCGTCATGGAATTGATCAAGGGAGCGGGCCTGGATGACTTCGTCAAAAACCGCCCGCGCCTCAACGAAAGCGAATTGTCGGATCTGGCCCGTCAGTGCCTCCAAGGCCTGATCGCCGCCCATTCGCTCGGTTTCCTCCACCGCGATCTCAAGCCCTCCAACATCATGATTTCGGAACTGGCCGGGGGCTACCTCCACGCCAAGCTCCTCGACTTCGGCCTGGCCAAGTTCGCCACCGCCCCGGGTTTGCAAACGGCCGACGCAGCCGGGAACATCAGCGGATCGGTGCACACCATGGCGCCCGAGCAGTTGATGAAGGAACCGATCGACCACCGCACGGACCTTTACGCGCTGGGTTGCGTCTTTTACTTCGCCGCCAGCGGCTTCATGCCCTTCGATGGGGCCACCCTGGCCGAAGTCATCCAGAACCACCTCCAGCACCGCACCCGCCACCTCGGCGATGTCCGGCCGGATTTCCGTGCCCCCTTTTGCGATTGGATCATGAGCCTGATGGCCTACCGCCCCGAGGACCGCCCGGCCACCGCTTCGGATGCCCGTCGCCTGCTCGATTACGAGGCTTGGACCGGCAGAAAATCCTGA
- a CDS encoding histidine phosphatase family protein has translation MNSNPPTTRLTLLRHGETVWNREGRMQGHGDSPLSPDGEHQVEALARRMAGSSSSFTHLYSSDLGRAMSTAEAIARRTGLEVLPAPELRERAMGLFEGLTREEVRIRHPGAYAAWKTQDPTRPSPGGESIEASTARMLAFCQTLAERHRGGHVVAVSHGGVMAGFLRHILGIPEETARHFKIPNASVNVFLHDAQGWWLQSWGDTAHLEGLSETGRKSHMAVR, from the coding sequence ATGAACAGCAATCCCCCCACCACGCGCCTGACCCTGCTGCGCCATGGTGAAACCGTCTGGAACCGGGAAGGCCGCATGCAGGGCCACGGGGACAGCCCGCTCTCACCGGACGGAGAACACCAAGTGGAAGCCCTGGCCCGGCGGATGGCCGGCAGCTCCAGCTCCTTCACCCACCTTTACTCCAGCGATCTCGGGCGGGCCATGTCCACCGCCGAAGCGATCGCCCGCCGCACCGGGCTGGAGGTTCTTCCCGCCCCCGAACTGCGCGAGCGCGCAATGGGACTTTTTGAGGGACTGACGCGTGAGGAAGTGCGCATCCGGCACCCCGGGGCCTATGCCGCCTGGAAAACCCAGGACCCGACCCGCCCGAGCCCGGGAGGAGAATCCATCGAGGCCAGCACCGCCCGGATGCTGGCCTTTTGCCAAACCCTGGCCGAACGCCACCGCGGCGGACACGTGGTGGCCGTCTCCCACGGGGGCGTGATGGCGGGTTTCCTGCGCCACATTCTCGGCATCCCCGAGGAAACGGCGCGTCACTTCAAAATCCCCAACGCCAGCGTGAATGTTTTCCTCCACGACGCCCAGGGTTGGTGGCTCCAAAGTTGGGGGGACACCGCCCACTTGGAGGGACTTTCGGAAACAGGCCGGAAGAGCCACATGGCGGTAAGGTAA
- the pgsA gene encoding CDP-diacylglycerol--glycerol-3-phosphate 3-phosphatidyltransferase encodes MNLPNQLTLGRIILCAVLVACMEIDAPWTGSLALVIFIVASLTDWLDGHLARKYHLITDLGKLLDPLADKILISAAYIGLVSNHLAPAWIVSSIIAREFLITGLRTLAAAKGLILAAEKLGKHKTISQITAVIVGLALLAARDLGYHFPLVEHVVYPALLYLALIVTFWSGGAYFWKNRQLVLNHGSTPPT; translated from the coding sequence ATGAACCTGCCCAACCAGCTCACTCTCGGGCGCATCATCCTTTGCGCCGTTCTGGTGGCCTGCATGGAGATCGACGCCCCCTGGACCGGATCACTCGCCCTGGTCATTTTCATCGTGGCCAGCCTGACCGACTGGCTTGACGGCCACCTCGCCCGCAAATACCACCTCATCACCGACCTGGGCAAACTCCTCGACCCGCTCGCCGACAAGATCCTCATCAGCGCGGCCTACATCGGCCTCGTCTCCAACCACCTCGCCCCGGCCTGGATCGTCAGCAGCATCATCGCCCGGGAATTCCTCATCACCGGTCTGCGCACCCTGGCCGCCGCCAAGGGCCTGATCCTGGCCGCGGAAAAACTGGGCAAGCACAAGACCATCAGCCAGATCACCGCCGTCATCGTCGGCCTGGCCCTCCTCGCCGCCCGCGATCTCGGTTACCATTTCCCGCTGGTGGAACATGTCGTCTATCCCGCGCTGCTCTACCTCGCCCTCATCGTGACCTTCTGGTCCGGCGGGGCCTATTTCTGGAAGAACCGCCAGCTCGTCCTCAACCACGGATCCACCCCTCCCACCTGA
- a CDS encoding SufS family cysteine desulfurase: MFDPAALRADFPALQQKVNGHPLVYLDNGATTQKPRPVLDVLTHYYEKDNANVHRGLHELSNRATTAYENARARVARYLHAASPEEIVFTRGTTEAVNLVAHGLAARLRPGDEILLTEMEHHSNLVPWQMAAERSGATLRYVPVTEHGSALDLSGLDSLLSCKTRIFAFTHISNTLGVINPVKELCQRARAAGALTFVDAAQSAGHEKIDVQNLGCDFLAFSGHKCAGPTGIGVLYGRFEALDSLPPYQGGGEMISTVRYEGSTYKAAPQKFEAGTPNIADAIGLAAALDYLDGVGLADIFAHDRALAAYAHEQMAALGFLRILGPGPQDRSGLVTFTMDGVHAADVVTTANQFGIALRGGHHCTEPLHHKLGIPASARASFYLYNTREEVDVLVATLRRIHGIFS, encoded by the coding sequence ATGTTCGATCCCGCCGCCCTGCGTGCCGACTTTCCCGCCCTCCAGCAAAAGGTCAACGGCCATCCCCTGGTCTACCTCGACAACGGCGCCACCACCCAGAAGCCCCGCCCCGTACTCGACGTCCTCACCCACTATTACGAAAAGGACAACGCCAACGTCCACCGCGGCCTGCACGAACTGAGCAACCGCGCCACCACCGCCTACGAAAACGCCCGCGCCCGCGTCGCCCGTTACCTCCATGCCGCCTCCCCCGAGGAAATCGTCTTCACCCGTGGCACCACCGAGGCCGTCAACCTCGTGGCCCACGGCCTCGCCGCCCGCCTCCGGCCGGGCGACGAAATCCTCCTGACTGAAATGGAGCACCACAGCAACCTCGTCCCCTGGCAAATGGCCGCCGAGCGGTCCGGTGCCACCCTGCGCTACGTCCCTGTCACGGAGCATGGCAGCGCCCTCGACCTCTCCGGGCTCGACTCCCTGCTCAGCTGCAAAACCAGGATCTTCGCCTTCACCCATATTTCCAACACCCTCGGCGTCATCAATCCGGTGAAAGAACTCTGCCAACGCGCCCGCGCCGCCGGCGCCCTCACCTTCGTCGATGCCGCCCAAAGCGCCGGCCACGAAAAAATCGACGTCCAGAATCTTGGCTGCGACTTCCTCGCCTTCTCCGGCCACAAATGCGCCGGCCCCACCGGCATCGGCGTACTTTACGGCCGTTTCGAGGCCCTCGACAGCCTGCCTCCCTACCAGGGCGGCGGCGAAATGATATCGACCGTCCGTTACGAGGGCAGCACTTACAAGGCCGCCCCGCAAAAATTCGAGGCCGGCACCCCCAACATCGCCGACGCCATCGGGCTGGCCGCCGCCCTCGATTACCTCGATGGGGTGGGCCTGGCCGACATCTTCGCCCATGACCGCGCGCTCGCCGCCTACGCCCACGAACAGATGGCCGCCCTTGGTTTTCTCCGCATTCTCGGGCCCGGCCCGCAGGACCGGAGCGGCCTGGTCACCTTTACCATGGACGGCGTCCACGCGGCCGATGTCGTCACCACCGCGAACCAATTCGGGATCGCCCTCCGCGGCGGCCACCACTGCACCGAACCCCTGCACCACAAACTCGGCATCCCCGCCTCCGCCCGCGCCAGCTTCTACCTCTACAACACCCGGGAAGAAGTCGATGTGCTGGTCGCCACCCTGCGCCGCATCCATGGGATTTTTTCCTGA
- the crcB gene encoding fluoride efflux transporter CrcB — protein sequence MAGFLWVGLGSACGGMARYALSLWAAARWGEAFPWGTLAVNTSGCLAMGFLAVALGPEGRWRELVLVGFLGGYTTFSAFSLQSLNLMRAGDWTGFALNVTGSVVLCLAAVVAGYGAGRFCFPGR from the coding sequence ATGGCAGGATTCTTATGGGTGGGTTTGGGGAGTGCGTGCGGAGGCATGGCGCGTTATGCGCTTTCCCTTTGGGCGGCGGCGCGATGGGGTGAGGCCTTCCCCTGGGGGACCCTGGCGGTCAATACCAGTGGGTGTCTGGCGATGGGGTTTCTGGCGGTGGCGCTTGGGCCCGAGGGCCGCTGGCGCGAGTTGGTGCTGGTCGGCTTTCTGGGGGGATACACGACCTTTTCCGCTTTCAGTTTGCAGAGCCTGAACCTGATGAGGGCAGGGGACTGGACGGGGTTCGCGCTGAATGTGACGGGATCGGTGGTGCTCTGTCTGGCCGCCGTGGTGGCGGGCTATGGCGCGGGCCGCTTCTGTTTCCCGGGCAGGTAG
- the ilvD gene encoding dihydroxy-acid dehydratase encodes MSAAPKSPSPHRQYSGPMLDGPERAPSRAMLYPVGFKPEDFQKSQVGIASTWSMVTPCNMHIDQLAHEAARGADTAGGKAVIFNTITISDGISMGTEGMKYSLVSREVIADSIETVMGCENMDGLVAIGGCDKNMPGCVIAMARLNRPSVFVYGGTILPGCLNGTNVDIVSVFEAVGKHANGQIDDQGLHEVESCAIPGPGSCGGMYTANTMASAIEAMGLSLPNSSAQAAVSQAKKDDARNAGAAVLNLIKLGIRPRDIMTRKAFENAITVIMALGGSTNAVLHLLAMASAAGVKLSIDDFTRIGKETPVLADLKPSGKHMMSELVAIGGIVPLMKRLLEAGLLHGDCLTVTGKTLKENLRNAPDYPADQTIIRPLDNPIKKDGHLVILYGNLAPGGGVAKISGKEGLSFTGKARVYNSEPDAMKAILDGKIKKGDVIVIRYEGPKGGPGMREMLSPTSAIMGRGLGKEVALITDGRFSGGTHGFVVGHITPEAFCGGPLALVKTGDTITIDAQKRRLDVAVSAAELKRRAKAWKKPKPRYTRGVLAKFAHLCTSASEGAVTDGDLKW; translated from the coding sequence ATGTCCGCCGCTCCGAAATCACCCTCCCCCCACCGTCAATACTCCGGCCCCATGCTGGATGGCCCCGAACGCGCCCCCAGCCGCGCCATGCTCTACCCCGTTGGTTTCAAGCCGGAGGACTTCCAGAAATCCCAGGTCGGCATCGCCTCCACCTGGAGCATGGTCACCCCTTGCAACATGCATATCGACCAACTGGCCCACGAAGCCGCCCGCGGCGCGGACACCGCCGGGGGCAAGGCCGTCATCTTCAATACCATCACCATCTCCGACGGCATCTCCATGGGCACCGAGGGCATGAAATACTCCCTCGTCTCCCGCGAGGTGATCGCCGACTCGATCGAAACCGTCATGGGCTGCGAGAACATGGACGGCCTCGTCGCCATCGGCGGCTGTGACAAGAACATGCCCGGCTGCGTCATTGCCATGGCCCGTCTCAACCGTCCCTCCGTCTTTGTTTACGGTGGCACCATCCTCCCTGGGTGCCTCAATGGCACCAACGTCGACATCGTCTCGGTCTTCGAGGCGGTGGGCAAACACGCCAACGGCCAGATCGATGACCAGGGCCTGCACGAGGTCGAGTCCTGTGCCATCCCCGGGCCCGGTTCCTGCGGCGGGATGTACACCGCCAACACCATGGCCAGCGCCATCGAGGCCATGGGCCTGTCCCTGCCCAACAGCTCCGCCCAGGCCGCCGTATCCCAGGCCAAGAAAGACGACGCCCGCAACGCCGGGGCCGCCGTCCTCAACCTGATCAAGCTCGGCATCCGGCCGCGCGACATCATGACGCGCAAGGCCTTCGAAAACGCCATCACGGTCATCATGGCCCTCGGTGGTTCCACCAACGCTGTCCTCCACCTCCTGGCCATGGCCTCCGCTGCCGGGGTCAAACTCTCCATCGATGACTTCACCCGCATCGGCAAGGAGACCCCGGTCCTGGCCGACCTCAAGCCCTCCGGCAAGCACATGATGTCCGAATTGGTCGCCATCGGCGGGATCGTTCCCCTGATGAAGCGGCTCTTGGAGGCCGGGTTGCTCCACGGCGACTGCCTGACGGTGACTGGCAAGACATTAAAAGAAAATCTCCGGAATGCCCCGGATTATCCCGCCGACCAGACCATCATCCGCCCCCTCGACAACCCGATCAAAAAAGACGGCCACCTGGTCATCCTCTACGGCAACCTCGCCCCGGGTGGCGGTGTGGCCAAGATCTCCGGGAAAGAGGGACTCTCCTTCACCGGCAAAGCCCGGGTCTACAACTCCGAGCCCGACGCCATGAAGGCCATCCTCGACGGCAAGATCAAGAAGGGTGACGTCATCGTCATCCGTTATGAGGGCCCCAAGGGCGGCCCCGGCATGCGCGAGATGTTGTCGCCCACCTCGGCCATCATGGGAAGGGGCTTGGGCAAGGAAGTGGCCCTCATCACCGACGGCCGCTTCTCGGGCGGGACCCATGGATTCGTGGTCGGCCACATCACGCCCGAGGCCTTCTGCGGAGGCCCGTTGGCCCTGGTCAAAACCGGTGACACCATCACCATCGATGCCCAGAAACGGCGTTTGGATGTGGCGGTCAGCGCGGCCGAGTTGAAGCGCCGTGCCAAAGCGTGGAAGAAGCCCAAGCCGCGCTACACCCGCGGCGTCCTGGCCAAATTCGCCCACCTCTGCACTTCCGCCTCCGAGGGCGCGGTCACCGACGGTGATTTGAAATGGTGA
- a CDS encoding DNA translocase FtsK, whose product MAKAEVESRLVQEIAGIFLIGTGVLLFLALFSFDCGDLAFFKDPPNQPVLNYIGPVGAWVSAALVLAIGVASFLFPALMLVGGLALLFYHGSIDYRLKPVWFTLVVLSGSALLQIFQPLGMNFNGMEWPGGFIGHFINDVTLSAWLGRAGALITLLVVYFVALVLLFEIRPVELMKRTWEMILAWQKAREEAKLAEADPLERIAYEQAKLAREEKKLRRQLIKQGRPLEDLALAKPPADETGRPAPQVIDTSEPRPRSKTKPDSAPDPLPKPVERPEPAVVDTNAPGPVTVKPQEKKTPASSSSNPAVPASPQPTYESYQLPDNTLLSANDHAGHSPMSKADLEANRNLLVETILQFGIEVTPGDITRGATITRYEVYPAPGVRVERIAGLEKNIARAMKAEKVNILAPIPGKDSVGIEVANSSKAKIVLRDLFESDLWGSSKAKLPIALGKDVYGQVLVADLADMPHLLIAGTTGSGKSVCINCVLLSLLYRFSPDDLKIILVDPKVVELQVYNQLPHLVVPVVTEAKKVLIALRWVINEMEKRYQFMARAGVRNIAAYNNRPAPQKKPETLDLDQTLAQEGKGEALPMDELPGISPDPVNDMPTRMPFIVVIIDELADLMATSPADVELAIARLSAKARAAGIHLIIATQTPRAQVITGVIKTNVPCRIAFQVPSALDSRVILDENGAENLLGKGDLLYLPPGSSKLIRAQGAFVSDDEVAQVVDFIKKQSRPSYEAEIHQKLSKSAGADEVELSEEDADMVRKCFEVMRQEKRASTSMFQRRLRIGYNTAAWITDWMEQNGIVGGKDGAKDREILVDLDTFDLDRLL is encoded by the coding sequence ATGGCGAAAGCGGAGGTTGAATCGCGATTGGTCCAGGAAATCGCGGGGATTTTCCTCATCGGGACCGGTGTCCTTTTGTTTCTGGCCCTGTTTTCCTTCGACTGCGGGGATCTCGCTTTTTTCAAGGATCCGCCCAACCAGCCGGTTTTGAATTACATCGGCCCGGTCGGGGCCTGGGTTTCGGCGGCCCTGGTTCTGGCCATCGGGGTGGCCTCGTTTCTCTTCCCGGCCCTGATGCTGGTCGGCGGTCTGGCCCTGCTTTTTTACCACGGCTCGATTGATTACCGGCTCAAGCCGGTTTGGTTCACCTTGGTGGTGCTCAGCGGATCCGCCCTACTCCAGATCTTCCAGCCCCTGGGCATGAATTTCAACGGCATGGAATGGCCCGGTGGATTCATCGGCCACTTCATCAACGACGTCACCCTCAGCGCCTGGCTCGGCCGTGCCGGCGCCCTCATCACCCTGCTCGTCGTTTACTTTGTCGCCCTCGTGTTGCTCTTCGAAATCCGTCCGGTCGAATTGATGAAGCGCACCTGGGAGATGATCCTGGCCTGGCAAAAAGCCCGCGAGGAGGCCAAGTTGGCCGAAGCCGATCCCCTGGAACGCATCGCCTACGAGCAGGCCAAACTGGCCCGGGAGGAAAAGAAGCTCCGCCGCCAGCTCATCAAACAGGGCCGCCCCCTCGAGGATCTCGCCCTGGCCAAGCCCCCGGCCGATGAGACCGGTCGGCCCGCCCCCCAGGTCATCGACACCAGCGAACCCCGCCCGCGCTCGAAAACCAAACCCGATTCCGCCCCCGATCCGCTCCCCAAGCCGGTGGAACGCCCGGAACCCGCCGTGGTCGACACCAACGCCCCCGGCCCCGTCACGGTCAAACCGCAGGAAAAGAAAACCCCCGCCTCTTCCTCTTCCAATCCCGCCGTACCGGCCTCGCCCCAGCCCACCTACGAATCCTATCAACTTCCCGATAACACCCTGCTCTCTGCCAACGATCACGCCGGCCATTCCCCCATGAGCAAGGCCGATCTCGAGGCCAACCGCAACCTGCTGGTCGAGACCATCCTGCAATTCGGCATCGAGGTCACCCCGGGCGACATCACCCGCGGTGCCACCATCACCCGCTACGAAGTCTATCCCGCCCCCGGCGTCCGGGTCGAACGGATCGCCGGCCTGGAGAAAAACATCGCCCGGGCCATGAAGGCGGAAAAAGTCAACATCCTCGCCCCCATCCCCGGCAAGGATTCCGTCGGCATCGAGGTGGCCAATTCCTCCAAGGCCAAGATCGTCCTCCGCGACCTCTTCGAGTCCGATCTCTGGGGTTCCTCCAAGGCCAAACTGCCCATCGCCCTGGGCAAGGACGTCTACGGCCAGGTCCTCGTCGCCGACCTCGCCGACATGCCCCACCTGCTCATCGCCGGCACCACCGGCTCGGGCAAGTCCGTCTGCATCAACTGCGTCCTCCTCAGTCTGCTCTATCGCTTCAGTCCCGACGATCTCAAGATCATCTTGGTCGACCCCAAGGTCGTCGAGCTCCAGGTCTACAACCAGCTCCCCCACCTTGTCGTGCCCGTGGTCACCGAGGCCAAGAAAGTCCTCATCGCCCTCCGTTGGGTCATCAACGAGATGGAAAAACGCTACCAATTCATGGCCCGCGCCGGCGTGCGCAACATCGCCGCCTACAACAACCGCCCCGCCCCGCAGAAAAAACCCGAGACCCTCGACCTCGACCAGACCCTGGCCCAAGAAGGCAAGGGCGAAGCCCTTCCCATGGACGAACTCCCCGGCATCTCGCCCGATCCGGTCAACGACATGCCCACGCGGATGCCGTTCATTGTCGTCATCATCGATGAGTTGGCCGACCTCATGGCCACCTCGCCCGCCGACGTCGAACTGGCCATCGCCCGCCTTTCCGCCAAGGCCCGCGCCGCCGGCATCCACCTCATCATCGCCACCCAGACCCCCCGCGCCCAGGTCATCACCGGCGTCATCAAGACCAACGTCCCCTGCCGCATCGCCTTCCAAGTGCCGAGCGCCCTCGATTCCCGTGTCATCCTGGACGAAAACGGCGCGGAAAACCTCCTGGGCAAGGGCGACCTGCTCTACCTGCCGCCCGGTTCCTCCAAGCTCATCCGCGCCCAAGGGGCCTTTGTTTCCGACGACGAGGTGGCCCAGGTGGTCGATTTCATCAAGAAACAAAGCCGTCCCTCCTACGAGGCCGAGATCCACCAGAAGCTGAGCAAATCGGCCGGTGCCGACGAGGTCGAGCTTTCCGAAGAGGATGCCGACATGGTGCGGAAATGCTTCGAGGTCATGCGCCAGGAGAAGCGGGCTTCCACCTCGATGTTCCAGCGCCGGCTGCGCATCGGCTACAACACCGCCGCCTGGATCACCGACTGGATGGAACAAAATGGCATTGTCGGTGGCAAAGACGGGGCCAAAGACCGTGAGATTCTGGTGGACTTGGACACCTTTGATCTGGATAGATTGTTGTAA
- a CDS encoding DUF420 domain-containing protein, protein MTYTDLPLVNATLNTVTTVLLVSGYIQIKRGRQQAHGLLMAAAFVTSTLFLVCYLLHKFTVGPTRFTGEGWIRPVYFTLLLTHTVLAVVNLPLILRTLYLSAKGRYEEHKRLARWTFPVWMYVSVTGVLVYLFLYQWFPVR, encoded by the coding sequence ATGACCTACACCGACCTACCCCTCGTCAACGCCACCCTGAACACCGTGACCACGGTCCTGTTGGTTTCGGGCTACATCCAAATCAAGCGCGGGCGGCAGCAGGCGCACGGGTTGCTGATGGCCGCGGCGTTTGTGACCTCGACCTTGTTTCTGGTGTGTTACCTCCTGCACAAATTCACCGTCGGCCCGACGCGGTTTACCGGGGAGGGCTGGATCCGCCCGGTTTACTTCACCCTGCTGCTCACCCATACCGTGCTTGCGGTGGTGAACCTGCCGCTGATCCTGCGCACCCTCTATCTTTCGGCCAAGGGGCGCTACGAGGAACACAAGCGCCTGGCCCGATGGACCTTCCCGGTCTGGATGTATGTTTCGGTGACCGGGGTGTTGGTCTACCTCTTTCTCTACCAGTGGTTCCCGGTGCGCTGA
- a CDS encoding helix-turn-helix domain-containing protein: MPAPTPTQKSIGDQLRSARELKEWSLAEVAKRTKVKLEQLDRLEKNQFDLLPSLAYARGFIRIYARELGLDGWALLRQFNGEVESGYDVLELQPHDLEAIPRRQQPAAATPQNVGQMVIIGVVLCALVIGGIQLYLSFPEWMAAARKAPETQLQPIEPSQPPVNKDTASVPSADQTASTPPVAERVATPNPPAAVPVAPPVSASAPVVVAPAPPAATPVAEPVDDTAHEAATGTNRLQLQADAASSENERWVRVVAIRGGREITLYEDLLPPGQVVPGDTVGPWVADEFVVSFREASAVDIIFNGNNYGRYDKPGIQHITLPGR; encoded by the coding sequence ATGCCCGCCCCAACGCCCACCCAGAAATCCATCGGAGACCAGCTCCGCTCCGCCCGCGAACTCAAAGAGTGGAGCCTGGCCGAGGTGGCCAAGCGCACCAAGGTCAAGTTGGAGCAACTCGACCGGTTGGAAAAAAACCAGTTCGACCTCCTGCCCAGTCTGGCCTACGCCCGTGGCTTCATCCGCATCTACGCCCGTGAACTCGGCCTCGACGGATGGGCGCTTCTCCGGCAATTCAACGGCGAAGTCGAAAGCGGCTACGATGTCCTGGAATTGCAACCGCACGACCTCGAAGCCATCCCCCGCCGCCAACAACCCGCGGCGGCCACGCCCCAGAACGTCGGTCAAATGGTCATCATCGGCGTGGTCCTTTGCGCCCTGGTCATCGGAGGTATCCAGCTTTATCTTTCCTTCCCTGAATGGATGGCGGCGGCCCGCAAAGCGCCCGAGACCCAACTCCAGCCCATCGAACCCAGCCAGCCCCCGGTGAACAAGGACACGGCCTCCGTCCCATCGGCTGACCAGACGGCTTCCACGCCTCCTGTGGCCGAACGCGTGGCCACGCCGAACCCGCCCGCGGCGGTTCCGGTCGCCCCGCCCGTCTCGGCTTCCGCGCCCGTGGTCGTTGCCCCCGCTCCCCCCGCCGCCACTCCGGTGGCCGAACCCGTCGATGACACCGCCCACGAGGCCGCCACCGGCACCAACCGTCTCCAACTCCAGGCCGATGCCGCCTCCTCGGAAAATGAACGCTGGGTGCGCGTCGTCGCCATCCGCGGCGGTCGTGAAATCACCCTTTACGAAGACCTGCTCCCCCCGGGCCAGGTCGTGCCCGGCGACACCGTGGGTCCCTGGGTGGCCGATGAGTTTGTCGTCAGCTTCCGCGAGGCTTCCGCGGTGGACATCATTTTCAACGGCAACAATTACGGACGTTACGACAAGCCCGGCATCCAGCACATCACCCTCCCCGGGCGTTGA